In one window of Temnothorax longispinosus isolate EJ_2023e chromosome 9, Tlon_JGU_v1, whole genome shotgun sequence DNA:
- the LOC139819381 gene encoding zinc finger protein 593 homolog, with the protein MTYKRKKYHRGDTHLKKGWRTKRRTKDLDEIDEDLKEENVKKLLNQEVDFDKPGAAQHYCVHCARYFITNAALHTHFNTKAHKRRMKALELEPYSIEDSERAAGKGSYVTPQKRKIDTVTREDLDKKDMDAEPNAKVMKINE; encoded by the exons ATGACGTACAAACGCAAGAAGTATCACAGAGGCGATACGCATCTGAAAAAAGGTTGGCGAACGAAACGGAGAACGAAGGACCTGGACGAG ATCGACGAGGATCTGAAGGAGGAAAACGTGAAGAAGCTGCTGAACCAGGAGGTGGATTTTGACAAGCCGGGAGCGGCGCAGCATTACTGCGTGCATTGCGC GAGGTATTTTATAACCAACGCCGCTTTGCATACTCACTTCAATACCAAGGCGCACAAACGGCGAATGAAAGCGCTTGAATTGGAGCCATATAGTATTGAAGACTCGGAAAGAGCGGCGGGCAAAGGAAGTTACGTTACGCCACAGAAGCGGAAGATCGACACTGTGACCCGGGAAGACCTTGATAAAAAGGACATGGATGCTGAGCCAAATGCTAAAGTGATGAAAATAAACGAATAG
- the LOC139819378 gene encoding serine--tRNA synthetase-like protein Slimp, translated as MTNNLCRFTYALKRTYRTLMRDVRRTTFLSSFERHYSSALYISGNKAYKAFAYLSPYLDIDERFANVDKLRKNLASRGMDVDIVQLKEAWNFYIKMIADKYALEDHNTELVDRVKILQSAEHTAEQKQEVHKLRTQLRIIRQDIKTMKQAIWDLEEDVIERVLKLPNELDPRTPVGESVIMKSVGNATKMSEENRRSHVDIGTSLDLLEYKNPICYYLSNDAALFELATLAHAGRVLGENDMVRIIGTDFSRSLLVEASGLNHEDPMAAFVIQDHNEVERGSPNRMHLVGGASLISFLALHTKQLINPKHFPLKYFATGRQYTPQNSHASGLFAACQASVAHAFVVVKDSKGEVYRILFEELLETVCGLYDDLCDHYRVVMRSASELQSCEEMRVSFEMWSPFMNQYIEIGHISTYGDYLSKRLLIAYQTPTGRGFPAVISGTVLSVPRLLACLLEQNPDRFVIPPKIAEFVLSNDHVVN; from the coding sequence ATGACTAACAATCTATGTAGATTCACTTACGCTTTAAAGCGTACGTACAGAACTTTGATGCGCGATGTTCGTCGAACAACTTTCCTCTCGAGCTTCGAGCGACACTACAGTTCGGCACTGTACATTTCCGGCAATAAGGCTTACAAAGCGTTCGCGTATCTGTCTCCGTATCTGGACATCGATGAAAGATTTGCCAATGTGGATAAACTGCGGAAGAATCTAGCATCGCGCGGGATGGACGTGGACATAGTTCAATTGAAGGAAGcttggaatttttatataaagatgatCGCCGACAAATACGCGTTAGAGGACCACAATACGGAACTCGTCGATCGCGTAAAAATCCTGCAAAGCGCCGAGCATACTGCCGAGCAGAAGCAGGAGGTGCACAAGTTGCGTACGCAGTTAAGGATCATACGACAAGATATAAAGACGATGAAGCAAGCGATCTGGGATCTGGAAGAAGACGTAATAGAAAGGGTATTGAAGTTGCCGAACGAGTTGGATCCTAGAACGCCTGTTGGCGAATCGGTGATAATGAAGAGCGTCGGCAACGCGACTAAGATGTCAGAGGAGAATAGGAGGAGTCACGTCGACATTGGCACGAGCCTAGACCTGCTGGAGTACAAGAATcctatttgttattatttaagcaACGACGCGGCCTTGTTCGAGCTCGCTACGCTGGCGCACGCGGGCCGAGTTCTCGGTGAGAACGATATGGTCAGGATAATCGGTACGGATTTCAGCCGCAGTCTCCTCGTGGAAGCGTCCGGTTTGAATCACGAGGATCCTATGGCCGCATTCGTGATACAGGATCACAACGAGGTCGAGAGAGGCTCGCCAAATCGCATGCATCTGGTCGGCGGCGCAAGCTTGATCTCTTTCCTGGCGTTGCATACGAAGCAGCTGATAAATCCCAAGCATTTCCCGCTCAAGTACTTCGCCACCGGCAGACAATACACGCCGCAAAATTCGCACGCCTCTGGTTTGTTCGCGGCGTGTCAGGCTTCTGTGGCGCATGCCTTTGTCGTAGTGAAGGACTCGAAGGGCGAAGTTTACAGAATACTGTTCGAAGAACTTTTGGAGACCGTATGCGGGTTGTACGACGATCTGTGCGATCACTACCGTGTCGTTATGCGATCCGCGTCCGAATTACAATCCTGTGAAGAAATGCGCGTATCTTTCGAGATGTGGTCGCCGTTCATGAATCAGTACATCGAGATCGGTCATATATCAACATACGGTGACTATTTAAGCAAACGATTACTGATTGCCTATCAAACGCCCACCGGCAGGGGCTTCCCCGCGGTAATATCAGGCACTGTTCTCTCCGTTCCGCGTCTCCTAGCTTGCCTGCTCGAACAGAATCCCGATAGGTTCGTGATTCCACCAAAGATTGCTGAATTTGTACTGTCAAACGATCATGTtgtaaattag
- the LOC139819377 gene encoding required for meiotic nuclear division protein 1 homolog isoform X2, giving the protein MSLAMIQRLVISSCRGKIDIDGLRRVASSPRILHGRTAVINAWFPPTHYTCVIHRKPFHDSAIRSERINAKENEREVVDNISTFQIKKRSSRRNRVAISDKILKSNAWSVKALATAEEYNLEALAYGLLDQQLYIPSKISTSIDPLPDVIHAVAKYEVGHEPREIFFFREGSIVMWNISDLECGNLLQFLRRYEQNRYMEELVHTESELMNYTYADSGKKSHLKDGDIILAQEAGNLDKYTFSNAMAQSVKLGIWEASLNRYVDSIEFVTEDLKVGKQIRMTQHEVLRKQGELFALRHRINLTSDLLDTPDFYWERDDLESLYQRICGYFSIAKRTRVMNERLNHCLELVSILSSHLSDRHHVRLEWMIIVLIMVEVAFEVLHYIDRYLVK; this is encoded by the exons ATGAGTCTCGCAATGATTCAGAGGCTTGTGATATCGAGCTGCCGAGGTAAGATTGACATTGACGGATTACGAAGGGTTGCGTCGAGCCCGAGGATCTTGCATGGAAGGACGGCAGTGATAAACGCCTGGTTCCCTCCCACGCATTACACGTGCGTAATTCACAGGAAACCTTTTCACGATTCTGCAATCCGCTCGGAACGAATTAACGCAAAAGAGAACGAACGTGAGGTCGTAGATAACATATCCacgtttcaaataaaaaagagatcgTCCAGGAGAAACAGAGTCGCGATAAGTGACAAGATTCTAAAGTCTAAT GCATGGAGCGTGAAAGCCTTAGCCACCGCCGAGGAATATAATTTGGAAGCTTTAGCTTACGGCCTGTTGGATCAACAGTTGTATATTCCTAGTAAAATATCTACATCGATCGATC CCTTGCCTGACGTTATACATGCGGTGGCCAAGTACGAAGTAGGGCACGAACCACGAGAGATCTTTTTCTTCCGAGAAGGTAGCATTGTTATGTGGAACATTTCTGATCTCGAATGCGGCAACCTATTGCAATTTTTGAGACGTTATGAGCAAAATCGTTACATGGAAGAGCTGGTTCATACCGAGAGCGAGTTaatgaattatacttatgcaGATTCTGG GAAAAAGAGCCACTTGAAGGATGGCGATATTATCCTGGCGCAAGAAGCTGGAAATTTGGATAAGTACACGTTCTCCAATGCCATGGCGCAGTCTGTCAAGTTAGGGATATGGGAAGCATCGTTGAACCGCTATGTCGACTCAATCGAATTCGTTACGGAGGATCTAAAAGTTGGCAAGCAAATTCGAATGACGCAGCACGAGGTGTTGAGAAAACAGGGCGAATTATTCGCCCTTAGACATCGAATCAATCTAACGTCAGATCTGTTAGATACACCTGATTTTTACTGGGAACGAGACGACTTGGAAAGCTTGTATCAACGAATATGTGGATATTTTAGCATCGCAAAACGTACGAGA gtGATGAACGAGAGATTAAATCATTGCTTGGAACTGGTGAGCATTTTATCGTCGCATTTGAGTGATCGTCATCACGTTCGTTTGGAGTGGATGATTATCGTACTAATTATGGTGGAGGTAGCTTTCGAAGTTTTGCATTACATCGATCGGTACCTTGTAAAATAG
- the LOC139819377 gene encoding glutathione synthetase isoform X1, with protein MKEDTQATMKLPIPLDLPKEELEELVDKAKDWALMNGMCLRSKKNFDRDVLQFAPFTLFPSPFPRDEFHNACNIQIILNILIHRVAHDYDFLKDTLQETVKVDDFTKNLFNIYEIIRKEGTAQKISLGMLRSDLMLDTSCPKQDTKKSCTLKSHCCWKQVEINTIASGFGWLGPASTQLHKFVLQELGHTAELKNLPENNALQALCSGLTEAWNLYGDSQAVILFVIEDVTYNICDQRFHEYEIRKQNPNIKVIRRNLTQLAATARLGSNMELMVNNYVVAVVYYRCGYEPGQYHTQKEWDARLLIERSLAIKCPSIQYHLAGTKKVQQTLAKPGMVARFLKDEKTAAKVKEVFTGLYPLDFDKYGDAAVEMGISNPQRFVLKPQREGGCNNLYGTDIKDFLESVKSKETRVAWILMDRIYPPVHRNYVVKYGNGYMNLETKELVSELGIFGVIIGDDKNIILNKQAGHMLRTKLSTDNEGGVASGLGACDSPFLID; from the exons ATGAAGGAAGACACGCAAGCGACAATGAAACTGCCTATCCCTCTGGATTTGCCAAAAGAAGAATTGGAGGAATTAGTAGACAAAGCGAAGGATTGGGCGCTCATGAATGGAATGTGCTTGagatcgaaaaaaaatttcgacagAGATGTCTTGCAATTCGCGCCGTTCACGCTTTTCCCGTCGCCATTCCCCCGAGATGAGTTTCATAACGCCTGTAATATCCAAATCATTTTGAATATACTCATACATAGAGTAGCTCACGattacgattttttaaaagatacttTGCAAGAGACTGTAAAGGTGGATGACTTTACTAAAAACTTGTTCAATATCTATGAGATTATTCGCAAGGAAGGGACCGCACAGAAAATATCCCTTGGCATGCTACGCTCAGATCTTATGTTGGACACAAGTTGTCCCAAGCAAGACACTAAAAAGTCTTGCACACTCAAGTCTCACTGTTGCTGGAAGCAAGTTGAGATAAATACAATTGCCTCTGGATTCGGTTGGCTAGGACCCGCGTCTACGCAACTACATAAGTTTGTCTTGCAAGAGCTCGGCCACACGGCCGAGCTAAAAAATCTTCCTGAAAATAATGCTCTACAAGCACTGTGTTCAGGTTTGACAGAAGCATGGAATCTATACGGCGACTCACA agcagttattttatttgttatcgaAGATGTTACGTACAATATTTGCGATCAACGTTTTCACGAGTATGAAATACGAAAGCAGAATCcgaatataaaagtaattcgTAGAAATCTGACGCAATTAGCGGCCACTGCGAGACTGGGCTCCAATATGGAGCTAATGGTGAACAATTATGTCGTGGCGGTAGTTTACTATAGATGCGGCTACGAGCCCGGTCAGTATCACACTCAAAAAGAATGGGACGCGAGGTTGCTGATCGAGAGGTCATTAGCAATCAAATGCCCGAGTATTCAATATCACTTGGCCGGCACGAAGAAGGTTCAACAAACTCTCGCAAAGCCCGGCATGGTTGCACGTTTCTTAAAGGATGAGAAGACGGCGGCGAAAGTCAAAGAAGTATTCACTG GTCTTTATCCTCTGGACTTTGACAAATATGGGGACGCCGCTGTAGAAATGGGTATCTCGAATCCTCAGCGTTTCGTGTTGAAACCACAGAGAGAAGGCGGTTGTAATAACTTGTACGGGACAGATATCAAGGATTTTCTGGAATCTGTGAAATCTAAAGAAACTCGAGTAGCTTGGATTCTTATGGATCGGATTTATCCACCGGTGCACAGAAATTATGTTGTGAAATATGGAAACGGATATATGAATTTAGAGACGAAAGAGCTAGTCTCGGAGTTAGGCATATTCGGCGTTATCATTGGAGACGATAAGAATATTATACTGAACAAACAAGCTGGTCACATGTTAAGAACTAAATTATCCACTGATAATGAAGGCGGTGTAGCGAGCGGTCTAGGTGCTTGCGACAGCCCGTTTTTAATCGACTGA
- the Rps20 gene encoding LOW QUALITY PROTEIN: small ribosomal subunit protein uS10 (The sequence of the model RefSeq protein was modified relative to this genomic sequence to represent the inferred CDS: substituted 1 base at 1 genomic stop codon) — MSWTHGRPSGHRRGSGAAGRPNAQPSLTSCTWKLSEYWFSADQFCSVXIGYLDQYEGSIMATTKVDNPEKPGQEVTPIHRIRITLTSRNVRSLEKVCAELINGAKKQKLKVKGPVRMPTKILRITTRKTPCGEGSKTWDRFQMRIHKRVIDLYSPSEIVKQITSISIEPGVEVEVTIANE; from the exons ATGTCGTGGACACATGGTCGCCCTTCCGGTCATCGTCGCGGAAGTGGCGCTGCCGGACGCCCAAACGCTCAACCCTCTCTTACGTCTTGCACGTGGAAATTATCGGAGTACTGGTTCAGCGCTGATCAGTTTTGCTCGGTATAAATTGGTTATCTCGACCAGTACGAAGGATCAATCATG gCGACGACCAAGGTCGACAATCCCGAGAAACCGGGACAGGAGGTCACTCCCATTCATCGAATCCGTATCACTCTCACGTCGCGCAACGTTCGGTCCCTCGAGAAAG tgTGCGCGGAATTGATCAATGGAGCAAAGAAGCAGAAATTGAAGGTCAAAGGACCTGTTCGCATGCCAACGAAGATCCTGAGAATAACGACCCGCAAAACACCTTGCGGCGAGGGTTCGAAGACCTGGGATCGCTTCCAGATGCGAATTCACAAGAGAGTGATCGATTTGTATTCGCCGTCGGAGATTGTGAAACAAATCACGAGCATCTCCATCGAGCCTGGCGTAGAGGTGGAAGTGACGATTGCTAATGAATAA
- the Eif2alpha gene encoding eukaryotic translation initiation factor 2 subunit 1: protein MVLSCRFYKEKYPEVEDVVMVNVRSIAEMGAYVHLLEYNNIEGMILLSELSRRRIRSINKLIRVGKTEPVVVIRVDKEKGYIDLSKRRVSAEDVEKCTERYAKAKAVNSILRHVAELLHYDNDDQLEELYQKTAWHFEEKYKKQKASAYDFFKQSVLDPSILAECGLDENTKEVLLNNIKRKLTSQAVKIRADVEVACYGYEGIDAVKTALKAGLALSTDELPIKINLIAPPLYVMTTSTPEKSDGLKALGDAIEVIQSKITSLGGVFNVQMAPKVVTATDEAELARQMERAELENAEVAGDDEDELEGMEGDFSGGESTERNSKGIEQNGKAIDEDDKEDLSEEEN from the exons ATGGTGCTGTCGTGTCGATTTTACAAGGAAAAGTATCCGGAGGTGGAGGACGTGGTGATGGTGAATGTACGCAGTATAGCCGAGATGGGCGCGTACGTGCACTTGTTGGAGTACAACAACATCGAAGGCATGATCCTGCTCTCCGAACTCTCCAGGAGACGTATTAGGTCTATTAACAAACTTATCCGAGTAGGCAAAACCGAGCCGGTCGTTGTTATTCGTGTGGACAAGGAGAAAG GTTACATCGATCTGAGCAAGCGTCGCGTGTCCGCCGAGGATGTGGAGAAGTGTACCGAGAGATACGCCAAGGCTAAAGCtgttaattcaattttaagacACGTGGCAGAACTTTTGCACTACGACAATGATGATCAGCTGGAGGAACTCTATCAGAAAACGGCCTGGCACTTTGAGGAAAAGTACAAGAAGCAGAAGGCGTCGGCTTatgattttttcaaacaatcaGTATT GGATCCCTCCATTTTAGCCGAATGCGGTCTGGATGAAAACACGAAGGAGGTGTTACTGAATAACATCAAGCGAAAACTCACCTCGCAAGCGGTGAAAATTAGAGCGGACGTGGAAGTGGCGTGTTACGGCTACGAAGGAATCGACGCTGTGAAGACCGCGCTGAAGGCTGGCTTAGCTCTTTCCACCGACGAACTTcccataaaaattaatttaattgctcCTCCGTTATACG TCATGACGACGTCCACCCCGGAAAAAAGTGACGGCTTAAAGGCGTTAGGCGACGCCATCGAAGTCATACAGAGTAAGATAACGTCGCTTGGTGGTGTATTCAATGTTCAAATGGCA CCGAAAGTCGTTACCGCGACGGACGAGGCGGAATTGGCGCGGCAGATGGAACGAGCGGAACTCGAAAATGCGGAGGTTGCCGGTGACGACGAGGATGAGCTGGAAGGAATGGAGGGTGATTTTAGTGGTGGTGAAAGTACCGAGCGGAACAGCAAAGGTATTGAACAGAATGGCAAAGCGATCGACGAGGACGACAAAGAAGATCTGTCCGAGGAAGAAaattga
- the Usp20-33 gene encoding ubiquitin carboxyl-terminal hydrolase 20: MPLVVRNCPHLANRGDLAFIEAVMARDERFAKCSDCDTPGPNLWLCLFPDCRWVGCAETHLDHSTIHNQNFPTHCAHMNLSTNRIWCYACKSEAITKHVPSPPLSPTQIEFRTIGNKYAGDAPGSVESKLDGLDRLMLDKFYGDWAINRVNAEKGNSFNERCGDSPDSTDSDESKDFSGKPRGLVGLQNIGNTCYMNAALQALSNVSPLTQFFLDCGHMVCYMSKDRKPGLSLNYLNLIRDMWNKKTRGYVVPHGILSGIRTVHPMFRGYHQHDTQEFLRCFMDQLHEELKEHIEDDRDVQLRLKGLGDQSSEDEDETEIDGNASSQSDAEYETCDSGVSEQSSLSDEGERGTKRRYSRVSQTEKLRNKFTNRSMKKSNVEPTSLPFAPPQRSPQNSPAKHRTKKQMKTRSIISDTFDGKLLSSVQCLTCDRISTRVETFQDLSLPIPSRDHIDMLHQGSLTPQKAGPCSDVVYVTNQSGWLSWFLQWMRSWFWGPVVSLHDCLSAFFSADELKGDNMYSCEKCNKLRNGIKFSKVLELPEILCVHLKRFRHELMFSSKIANYVSFPLEGLDMRPYLHKECVSKVTTYNLISVICHHGTAGGGHYTCYALNPIANKWYEFDDQCVTEVSPETVKHCEAYVLFYKKWSPEILQLRDKTMELMEISSREVSDLNFFVSRQWINRFNTFSEPGPIDNSDFLCPHGGVIPVRAQFVDKISMPIPQAVWEYLYNAFGGGPACTHLYECPTCEEKYESLQKRRQYEMELFQRLNTDNPTAIYALAMAWLRQWQSFVRGKETQPPGPIDNNSIVVNKNGQNSLKVGSDYGQIPEELWQFFLTTYGGGPELMLHSCQRPVPAQPNVSIHSASNPNLIDPNLKCNRVEAKANKLCTTRSSETISQQDSAIESLISSSDSHQTQRDVSESIVLTL, encoded by the exons atgcCGTTGGTCGTGAGGAATTGCCCGCATCTGGCCAACCGCGGCGATCTCGCCTTCATCGAGGCGGTGATGGCCCGGGACGAGCGCTTCGCCAAGTGCAGCGACTGCGACACCCCGGGGCCCAATCTCTGGCTCTGCCTGTTCCCCGACTGCCGTTGGGTCGGCTGCGCGGAGACCCACCTCGATCACAGCACCATCCACAACCAGAACTTCCCGACCCACTGCGCCCACATGAACCTGTCCACCAACAGGATCTGGTGCTACGCCTGCAAGAGCGAGGCGATCACCAAGCACGTGCCGTCGCCCCCCTTGTCGCCGACGCAAATCGAGTTCAGAACTATCGGCAACAAGTACGCCGGGGACGCTCCCGGCAGCGTCGAGTCCAAGCTGGACGGCTTGGACAGGCTGATGCTCGACAA GTTTTATGGAGATTGGGCGATAAACAGAGTCAATGCTGAGAAAGGAAATTCATTTAACGAACGATGCGGGGATTCTCCCGATAGTACGGATTCGGACGAGAGCAAGGACTTTTCTGGGAAGCCAAGGGGTCTGGTGGGCTTGCAGAATATCGGCAATACGTGTTACATGAATGCGGCGCTACAAGCCTTGTCCAATGTGTCTCCCTTGACACAGTTTTTCTTGGATTGCGGCCATATGGTCTGCTACATGTCGAAAGACAGGAAACCCGGATTGAGCCTGAACTATCTGAATCTCATTCGGGATATGTGGAACAAGAAAACCAGAGGATACGTTGTGCCGCATGGTATCCTTTCGGGCATCAGGACGGTTCATCCGATGTTTCGAGGGTACCATCAACATGACACGCAGGAATTTCTCAGATGTTTCATGGACCAGCTGCACGAGGAGCTGAAAGAGCACATCGAAGACGACAGGGACGTTCAGCTGCGACTAAAGGGGCTGGGAGACCAGTCCTcggaggacgaggacgagacCGAGATCGACGGTAATGCCTCCAGTCAGTCCGACGCCGAATACGAGACCTGCGACTCGGGCGTGAGCGAGCAGAGTTCTCTGAGCGACGAGGGCGAGCGCGGCACTAAGAGGCGTTACTCGCGCGTGTCGCAGACGGAGAAACTGCGGAACAAGTTCACCAACAGGAGTATGAAGAAGTCGAATGTCGAGCCGACGTCGTTGCCGTTCGCCCCGCCGCAACGCTCGCCGCAAAACTCGCCGGCCAAACATCGTACCAAGAAGCAAATGAAGACGCGCAGCATAATCAGCGACACATTTGACGGCAAGCTCTTGAGTAGCGTGCAATGCCTGACGTGCGATCGGATTTCCACTCGAGTGGAGACCTTCCAAGATCTGTCCTTGCCGATCCCGAGCCGAGATCACATCGACATGCTGCATCAGGGATCGCTGACGCCGCAGAAAGCCGGGCCGTGCTCGGACGTGGTCTACGTGACCAATCAGTCGGGCTGGCTGTCGTGGTTCCTGCAGTGGATGCGCTCGTGGTTCTGGGGACCAGTGGTCAGTTTGCACGACTGCCTGTCAGCATTTTTTAGCGCCGACGAGCTCAAGGGCGATAACATGTACAGCTGCGAGAAGTGCAATAAGCTGCGCAACGGCATCAAGTTCTCCAAGGTTCTGGAACTACCCGAGATACTGTGCGTTCATTTGAAGAGGTTTCGCCACGAGCTGATGTTCAGCTCGAAGATCGCCAACTACGTATCGTTCCCCCTCGAGGGTCTCGACATGAGGCCTTATTTGCACAAGGAGTGCGTGTCCAAAGTCACCACTTACAATTTGATATCGGTCATTTGCCACCACGGCACGGCCGGCGGTGGCCACTACACCTGTTACGCGTTAAATCCTATCGCCAACAAGTGGTACGAGTTCGACGACCAGTGCGTCACCGAGGTGTCGCCGGAAACGGTGAAGCACTGCGAGGCGTACGTCTTgttctacaaaaaatggtCACCGGAAATATTGCAGTTGCGCGACAAAACTATGGAGCTGATGGAAATATCATCCCGCGAAGTGTCCGATCTGAACTTCTTCGTGTCCCGACAGTGGATCAATCGCTTCAACACGTTCTCCGAGCCTGGTCCGATCGATAACTCCGACTTCCTATGTCCTCACGGAGGTGTAATCCCTGTTAGGGCGCAATTTGTCGACAAGATCAGCATGCCCATACCGCAAGCGGTTTGGGAATACTTGTATAATGC atTTGGAGGAGGCCCAGCCTGCACGCATCTGTACGAGTGTCCGACCTGCGAAGAGAAGTACGAATCCTTGCAGAAACGTAGACAGTACGAGATGGAACTGTTCCAACGATTGAATACTGACAATCCCACGGCCATTTATGCATTGGCCATGGCATGGCTGAGACAGTGGCAGAGCTTCGTCCGAGGCAAGGAGACGCAGCCACCTGGACCAATCGATAATAATTCCAtcgttgtaaataaaaatgggCAAAATAGTCTTAAAGTTG GCTCGGATTACGGTCAGATCCCCGAAGAGTTGTGGCAATTCTTCCTGACTACATACGGCGGTGGACCAGAGCTAATGCTGCACTCGTGTCAACGACCGGTGCCCGCTCAGCCTAACGTTTCTATACATTCCGCGTCGAATCCAAATTTGATAGATCCGAATCTTAAATGCAATCGCGTAGAAGCTAAAGCCAACAAACTTTGTACGACCAGGAGCTCGGAGACGATTTCGCAACAGGACAGCGCGATCGAGAGCCTAATTTCGAGCAGCGACTCCCATCAGACGCAGAGGGACGTGAGCGA GTCCATTGTTCTGACGCTGTAA
- the Vgat gene encoding vesicular inhibitory amino acid transporter translates to MANFRGFYIPTFGATVNVAWETLKAMWPENSPCMELIRGGGGVGGGGMGQGHPQGQPGHAQFKSFDEGHDNTEMMTMNGDRAYRDQNNVGIAEDSFSYQRSGDKVRTGSVSSGEFSEYDEGGGEFGGPGVKINEWQAAWNVTNAIQGMFIVSLPFAVLRGGYWAIAAMIGIAHICCYTGKILVECLYELDTVTGQRVRVRDSYVAIAKVCFGPTWGARAVNIAQIIELLMTCILYVVVCGDLMIGTFPEGAIDTRSWMMLIGIFLLPLGFLKSLQHVSVLSFWCTMSHLFINAIIIGYCLLEIGDWGWSKVKWTIDIKNFPISLGVIVFSYTSQIFLPTLEGNLIDRSKFDWMLNWSHIAAAAFKSLFGWICFLTFQNDTQQVITNNLHSAGFKGLVNLCLVVKAVLSYPLPYYAACELLERAFFRGRPKTLFPTIWTVDRELKVWGLAWRVGVIVFTILMAIFIPHFSILMGFIGSFTGTMLSFIWPCYFHLKLKRNSMEWSAVAYDCFVIFLGILFGVIGVYDSGSALIDAFEIGLPF, encoded by the exons ATGGCGAATTTCCGGGGATTTTATATACCCACCTTCGGCGCAACGGTCAACGTCGCCTGGGAGACCTTGAAGGCCATGTGGCCGGAGAACAGTCCGTGCATGGAGCTGatccgcggcggcggcggcgtcggcggTGGCGGTATGGGCCAGGGCCATCCCCAAGGCCAGCCCGGCCATGCCCAGTTCAAGTCCTTCGACGAGGGTCACGACAATACCGAGATGATGACCATGAACGGTGATCGGGCGTATCGAGATCAGAACAATGTCGGGATCGCCGAGGACTCCTTCAGCTACCAGAGGAGCGG GGACAAAGTTAGAACCGGGAGCGTAAGCAGCGGTGAGTTCAGCGAGTACGACGAGGGTGGCGGAGAGTTCGGCGGGCCAGGTGTCAAGATCAACGAGTGGCAAGCCGCTTGGAACGTTACAAATGCCATTCAG GGAATGTTCATCGTCTCTCTGCCGTTCGCCGTTCTACGTGGCGGTTACTGGGCGATCGCCGCGATGATCGGGATCGCGCATATTTGCTGCTACACCGGCAAGATCCTGGTCGAGTGCCTGTACGAGCTGGACACGGTGACGGGGCAACGTGTGCGGGTACGAGATTCGTACGTGGCCATCGCCAAGGTGTGCTTCGGGCCGACGTGGGGCGCCCGCGCCGTCAACATCGCGCAGATCATCGAGCTGCTGATGACCTGCATTCTGTACGTGGTCGTATGCGGCGACCTGATGATCGGCACCTTTCCCGAGGGCGCGATCGACACCCGCAGCTGGATGATGCTGATCGGCATATTTCTGCTGCCGCTCGGCTTCCTCAAGTCCCTGCAGCACGTATCCGTGCTGAGCTTCTGGTGCACAATGTCTCACCTCTTCATCAACGCGATCATCATCGGTTACTGTCTCCTGGAGATTGGTGACTGGGGCTGGTCGAAGGTGAAGTGGACGATCGACATAAAGAACTTCCCGATCTCGCTCGGCGTCATTGTCTTCAGCTATACGTCGCAGATCTTCCTGCCTACCCTCGAGGGCAATCTCATCGATCGCTCCAAGTTCGACTGGATGTTGAACTGGAGCCACATCGCCGCGGCCGCGTTCAAGTCGCTCTTCGGCTGGATCTGCTTCCTGACCTTTCAGAACGACACGCAGCAGGTGATCACGAACAACCTGCACTCGGCCGGCTTCAAGGGCCTGGTGAACCTGTGCCTGGTCGTCAAAGCGGTGCTCTCGTACCCGCTGCCGTATTACGCGGCCTGCGAGCTCCTCGAGCGCGCCTTCTTCCGCGGCCGGCCGAAGACGCTTTTCCCGACCATCTGGACGGTGGATCGCGAGCTCAAGGTCTGGGGCCTGGCCTGGCGGGTCGGCGTGATTGTGTTTACCATCCTGATGGCAATCTTCATACCGCACTTCAGCATCCTGATGGGCTTCATCGGCTCCTTTACCGGCACCATGCTCTCCTTCATCTGGCCCTGCTACTTCCATCTGAAACTGAAGAGGAACTCGATGGAGTGGAGCGCCGTAGCGTACGATTGCTTCGTCATCTTCCTCGGTATTCTCTTCGGCGTGATCGGCGTCTACGATTCCGGCTCCGCGCTGATCGATGCCTTCGAGATCGGCCTGCCCTTCTGA